The Gemmatimonas aurantiaca T-27 DNA segment ATGGGTACTGGGTGAGTTCGACTATTTGCCGATGGCCGTCAGATGGTAGTACTCGACCGAGCCATTGTAGATGACTTCGGGGTGCACGATTGCTGACCGCAGGGCGGGGAAACGCACCGCGCTCCGGTAGCGCTCTGGAATATCATCGGGGCGGTTAGTCACCCGCCCCAATAGGCCATCGGCTGCGTGAACTACGGGCACGGCAGCATCGGCAAGCAATGCCGCAGCTTCCCGGTTGATCAGATATGCGGCCGTTGATCCCGCATATGACTCGCCGCTGTAGACATCGCGCGCGATCTTCTGTTTGGGAGGACGTTCATGGAGAAATGCGCTGAGAAAGACGATCTGGGCATCGGTTGGTAGCTGCTTCCACGTCAGCTTCGCCAATCGCCTGGCGCGGAAGAGCGCATCATCTTCGATGATCAATGACCATGGTGCTGTGGAGTTCGCGATCATTCGATAGATCCTTGCGTGCGACAGACTGCAGGCAATCTCGGTAAGGCGAAGGTCGCGCCCGTGAAAATGCTGACAGATCTCCGGCGCGTAGAGGTTCTCGCTGGCGGCCTTTTCGTGGGTCAGATCGCTCGCCTGAACGGCATCCACGAACTGGAAGTGCTGAATCCCGATTTTCTCCACTTGCGACTGAATCAGCGATCTTCTTTCCGTGGCTCCCCGCAGGCTCACACAGTACACGGGGATCTCGTTGATCCAGTGTCCTGTGATCCTGCTGACAGGCCATCGCCGGAGCCGGGCCAGCAGGTAGTTGCGTGCTACCAACGGGCCTCGGCGGAGGATGGCAGCACCCTTTCTGAGAATGGCGTTCACGTGAGGAGCGGTGCGGAGAGACGCAAAGATTGATGAGGCAGCGCGTCATCGCCCGTGGGGTTACCCCGTTGGACGATTTCGCCTTCACCCTCTGCAATAGATCGCCAACGACGACCGCTGTCTACTGGTTTTTGCGGCGAATGCCTATAGGGCAACCTCTGCAACTCGGCTAAATTTTGTCCTCGCCCCGTCATGCTCTGAACACGAAACCGCGCCCGTCATGTCTGCCGATAGCCGTCGCACATTAGCGGGGACCGCTGTTCGCGGGGTGCTGTGGTCGGCGGCGGCAAAGTGGTCGACGCAGATCGTGACGTGGGGAAGTACCATTGTCGTCGCAAAACTGCTCGACAAGGAAGACTTCGGCGTCATGGCGATGTCCGTGGTGTTCCTGGGCATTGTCTCCATCTTCGTCGACCTGGGTATTGCTTCCACCGCGGTCACGCTGCGGGAACTGTCGCGAGGGCAGCTGCGACAGTTGAACTCCGTTTCTGGCGTGTTGGGAATCGCGGGAGCGCTGGTTGCGGCCGTGTCGGCGCCTCTTCTGGTACTCCTGTTCGATGAACCGCGGTTGCGGGGCACCATCACGGTCCTGGGAATCACGATCTTCCTCGGAGGATTGCGGACCGTGCCGACGGCCTGCCTTCGCAGAGAGCTGGATTGGCGACGATTGGCGACGATTGAATCGATCTCCGGTGTCGCCGGGGCCATCACCAGTATTGCTCTGGCGTGGGCTGGGTTCGGGTACTGGAGTCTGGTGCTGAATCAGGTAGTGATTTCCATCGTCAGCCTGATCGCGCTTCCACGACGTGCCTTCATCGGGTATGAAATTCCCGATCGAACATCCCTGGCTCCTGCGCTCCTGTTTACCCGACGAGCCCTGACGGGACAGTTGAGCTGGTACGTGTATTCCAACTCCGACTTCTTCGTGGCCGGCAAGCGGCTCGGAGTGGTGGCGCTGGGTGCCTATAGCTTCGCATGGACGCTGGTCACACTGCCACTCGAGAAGGTGGCACAGGTGGTCAACTCCGTGCTCCCGTCCATATTTGCCGCCATACGCGGCGACATCGATCGTGCACGCAGGGTGCTCTACGCCGCGACGGAGTTGACGGCGCTGGTGGTGTTCCCTATGACGGTCGGGCTGGCGATGGTCGCGCCGGATCTGATACGGGTACTCTTCGGCACCAAATGGATCGAGGCCGTCGCCCCCATGCAGGCGCTGTGTGTGTATGGCGCCGTACGAAGCATCGCGCCGGCCCTGAACAACGCGCTGCTGGCCAATCATCAGGAGCGTCTGACGATGTGGTTCAGCATCATGTTTGCTGCGGTATTCCCTGCGGCCTTCTGGTGGGCATCCGCGTACGGCGCCATGGGAATCGCACTCACCTGGTCGATTCTGTACCCACTGTTCCTGCTTCTGCAGATCTATCTGGCATCGAGAACCGGTGTCATCGAGCTGTGGCCATACCTCCGGTCGGTGGTGCCAGGAACCGTATCCGTGCTGCTGATGACAGCGATTCTGGTGCTTTGGCAGCGAAGTGGTCCTGACCTGTCCGGCTGGTCTGCCATCGCTGCGGACATCGCCGTGGGCGTCGTCGCCTACACCGCGACGGTCATTGTGCTGTTCAGATCATCGGTCGAGCGCATTCTGGCCATCCTGAAAAGCGCAAAGAGCCCGCCCTCGACCTGAGGGCGGGCTCTTTGAGAAACGCGACTACTTGCGAATGCTGTCCTTGCGCGCCTTCGGGAACTTCTCCGAGAGCCCGTCCGCGTACGGACGCTCGCCATGGCCAATGTAGATCTGCCGCGGCCGGGCGATCTTCTGTTCCTTGTCGAGGATCATCTCTTCCCACTGGGCGAGCCACCCGGACACACGCGCCACGGCAAACAGCACCGTGAAGAAGTCCGTCGGGAACGCCATGGAGCGATAGATCAGCCCCGTGTAGAAGTCGACGTTCGGATACAGCTTCCGGGACACGAAGTAGTCGTCGGACAGGGCGATCCGCTCGAGCTCCAGCGCGATTTCGAGATCCTTGTCCATGCCGACCTGCGCGAAGACTTCATCGGCCAGCTTCTTCACGATACGGGCGCGCGGGTCATAGCTCTTGTAGACGCGGTGCCCGAAGCCCATCAGGCGATCGCCCTTGCCACTCTTCACGGACTCGATGAAGGCAGGGATGTTCTTCTTGTCGCCGATGTCGGTGATCATGCGCAGCACCGCCTCGTTGGCGCCACCATGCAACGGCCCGTACAGCGCCGCAATGCCGGCCGCGACCGCCGAGAACGGGTCGACGTGCGATGAGCCCACGGCACGCACCGCGTTGGTGCTGCAGTTCTGCTCATGGTCGGCGTGCAGGATGAACAACACTTCCAACGCCTTCACGAATACCGGATTGGCCTCGTACTTGGGCTCGGACATCCGGGCGATCATGGAGAGGAAGTTCTCCGTGTAGCTGAGATCGTTGTCGGGGTAAATGAATGGCAACCCCTTCACGTGCCGATACGCGAACGCCGCGATGGTGGGCAGCTTTGCCATCAGGCGGATGGTGCTGATGTATCGCTGCTGCGGATCCTGAATGTCGCGCGCATCCGGGTAGAAGCTGGACAGTGCGGCTGTGGCGCTGCACAGCATGCTCATCGGGTGCGCATCGTACCGGAAGCCTTCCAGGAACTTCCGGATGTTCTCGTGCACGTACGTATGGTACGTGATGTCATGCACCCACGAGTCGTACTGCGTCTGATTGGGCAACTCGCCGTTGCGCAGCAGGTAGGCCACTTCGAGGAAGGTAGCGTTTTCCGCGAGCTGCTCGATCGGGTACCCGCGATAGCGGAGAATGCCCTGATCGCCGTCGATGAACGTGATGGCGCTCCGGCAGGAGGCCGTGTTCATGAACGCCGGGTCGTAGCTCAACAAGCCAAACTCGCTGGCTTCGCGCTTGATCGGGCGCAGGTCCATGGCGCGCATGTACGTGTCGCCTTCCGGACCCTCCGTGCGGATTGGGGCGCTATACTGGCTGCCGGACCGGCTATCGGTCAGCTCAAGCACATCGGCGTTTGCGGCGTTGCTCATCGGCTTCGTTGTAGGGCGTGGCGATTGGGAAAGTACCCCTCTCGGGTAGGAGAAATGTACCAACCGCTCACCAGCCTGTACACTAGAACTGACGGTAGCGGAAGTCGGTGCCCGCGCCGTTGCCCATGAAGACATGCGCCACCACGAACAGCAGCATTGTGACGAGATCCCGACGCAGCCCAGGCGTCGACGCACTGGCAATTCGATCGCTCGTGGCCTGCCCAAAGGCCAGAATCACGCCAAGCAGCACCGGAGCCGTGATGAGACGAAGGTCTGTGGTGGGAATGACGCCTCGCAGCACCGCCGTTGACAGGGGGTCGAGTGGGGACACGAGTTGGCTCAGCATCTCGATCGTGATGGCGACACTCGCTGCCTTGACCGTGATGAACACCACACTCACAAACAGGAAGGTCGCGACGATGTCCAGTGGCCTGGGGAGGGGGCGTTTCAAGCGCTTCCAGTACTGATAGCCACCCAACGCCAATCCGTGGAGCAATCCGAAGATCGCGAAATTCCACGTGAACCCATGCCACACGCCGGCAATGATCATGGCCACCAGCGTTGCCATGGCGGACTTCCGCAGGGTGACTTTGCCCATGCGTCGAAGCAGTGGCGTGTACAGGTACGTGGTGATGAAATCGCTCAGCGTGATGTGCCACCGTTTCCAGAACTCGCTGATCGTGGCACTGCGAAACGGGGCGTCGAAATTTCGCGAGAGCTTCATGCCCAGCAACTGCGCAGACCCGAGTGCAATGTCGGAATATCCGCTGAAGTCGAAATAGACTTCAAACGTCGCCGATAGCACCGTGATCCATGCCTCCAGTGCGGAGAGCGATTCGACCGCACCGAACCCGGCACCTGAGATCTTCGCGAAGGAATCTCCGAAGACGACCTTCTTCACCAGTCCCAGCGCGATGAGGAACAGGGCCTTCCCGGCCAGATCGTGCTCGCTCGCTGGTGATTTCGCCGCGTCCAGCTGCGAATAGAACAGACGAGTCCGCAGAATCGGACCCGCCGTAATGTTGGGAAAGTAGGATACGAAAGTGGCGTGTTCTGTCAGTCCACGAGCGGGGACCAGACGTTCGTAACAATCCACCAGGAACATCACCTGGGCGATCGTAAAGAAACTGAGCCCGAGTGGCATGCCGATGCCCCCGAGCCACGACACCGTATCTGGCAGGGCCATCGCTGGACTGACTTTGAACACAATCAGCGCGGCCACGTTCACCCCAAGTCCCAACTGCAACAGGCGCCGCCGGGCGGTGCCGGGTTCCGTCGACGCCAGGCGTTGGGCGATGAACCAGTTGAACGTGATCGACGCAAGCAGCACCGGCAGTTGCTGCCAGCCGTTCGAGACGTAAAAGACCACCGAGGCACACAACAGCAGATGTGGCACCCATTGGCCACGTCGGGCACGTCGCAGGCCATAGGCGGCCAACGCCACGGCGGGCAGGAACAGCAGGAGGTATCGGAACTCGTTGAGCTGCACTCAGTGGCTCGTCGTGTATTGGTCGATGTCTGGCCGTGAGCCGCCGCGTCGGCTTATGCCTTCTTGGCGATCAAGTCCACCATATCGCCGACGCACATCAGCTCTTCCAGTTCGCCGAGGGCAAAGCGCACCTTGAAATGCTCTTCCACGGCCCCGATGAGCGTGACATGCATCAGCGAATCCCATCCGTCGACGGACTGGGCGCTGGTCTCCCGATCAACGGTCAGGTCTGAACGTTCGAACAATTCACGAAAGATCGGCTGCAACTGCTCCAGGATGATGTCACTGGTCACCGGATGCCTCTGTGTTCGGGGTAAGAGTCTGAATGGTTCGACGAAGCTGAACGAAGCCGGCACTGCCGGTACGTTCGGCAAAAAGAGGATCGTTGGCCGGCGTGTGCCAGAAACTCTCGAATCCCGCGCTGCGGTAAGCACGTGCTGCAGCGGTGTTTTCAGCGAGCAACGAGATTTCGGCGTGCGTCGTCGTCGAGCGCGCTGTCGTCTCGCTGATGCAGTACGACGTGAGAGCCGCCGCCAGGCCAGCTCCTCGGAATTCCGGAGCGACAAAGAACGATTCGAGCTGCAGGCTTCCCGCCGTGCGCTTTGGGGCTACCGCAGCCAGCGCTCGTATGAAGCTCGCACGTGATCGCAGACGACTGATCCCCAGGAATCGGGACATCAGCATGGCCACTGTGGTGCCACTGGGGGCGGCTCCTTCGCTCTCCACCCACTGCGTGCAGCATGCCACGGGTTTGTCAGCATCCAGCAGGAGCCGAAATCCGGCCAGCGACAGCGGGTTGCCAAAATGCTCTCCGGACAGTGCTTCCACGGCAAAGGCCCGGAACTCCGACGGGTCCAATCCGTAGATCGCCTCGTACATCGTGCCGGCCCCGGACAACGGAACCTGCTCGGCGGCCGTCACCGCATGCACGACGAAGTCCAGATGCTGCAATGAGGCGGGCGCGAACTGAAGGTGATTCATGGGCGGGCAATGTCGGCGGCGAGCGCATTGCGGTCCACCTTCCCATTGCTGTTCAACGGGAACGTGCTGCGCGCATGGACCTTGTGGGGGACCATGTAGGAGGGCAGGTGCTGGGCCAGCTCCTTGCGGCAGGCACTCGCAAATCCCGCGTCTGGTTGACCGTCGACCAGCACAAAAAGATGGAGTGCCACAATGCGTCCATCGCGGGATTCGGGTACCAACGCGGCGTCCCGAACAGAGTGGACCTGGCGTGCCCGGTGTTCGATTTCCCCGGACTCGACACGATATCCGTCGATCTTGATCTGATGATCGATGCGACCGGCGTA contains these protein-coding regions:
- a CDS encoding glycosyltransferase family 25 protein is translated as MNAILRKGAAILRRGPLVARNYLLARLRRWPVSRITGHWINEIPVYCVSLRGATERRSLIQSQVEKIGIQHFQFVDAVQASDLTHEKAASENLYAPEICQHFHGRDLRLTEIACSLSHARIYRMIANSTAPWSLIIEDDALFRARRLAKLTWKQLPTDAQIVFLSAFLHERPPKQKIARDVYSGESYAGSTAAYLINREAAALLADAAVPVVHAADGLLGRVTNRPDDIPERYRSAVRFPALRSAIVHPEVIYNGSVEYYHLTAIGK
- a CDS encoding lipopolysaccharide biosynthesis protein; the encoded protein is MSADSRRTLAGTAVRGVLWSAAAKWSTQIVTWGSTIVVAKLLDKEDFGVMAMSVVFLGIVSIFVDLGIASTAVTLRELSRGQLRQLNSVSGVLGIAGALVAAVSAPLLVLLFDEPRLRGTITVLGITIFLGGLRTVPTACLRRELDWRRLATIESISGVAGAITSIALAWAGFGYWSLVLNQVVISIVSLIALPRRAFIGYEIPDRTSLAPALLFTRRALTGQLSWYVYSNSDFFVAGKRLGVVALGAYSFAWTLVTLPLEKVAQVVNSVLPSIFAAIRGDIDRARRVLYAATELTALVVFPMTVGLAMVAPDLIRVLFGTKWIEAVAPMQALCVYGAVRSIAPALNNALLANHQERLTMWFSIMFAAVFPAAFWWASAYGAMGIALTWSILYPLFLLLQIYLASRTGVIELWPYLRSVVPGTVSVLLMTAILVLWQRSGPDLSGWSAIAADIAVGVVAYTATVIVLFRSSVERILAILKSAKSPPST
- a CDS encoding citrate synthase, whose translation is MSNAANADVLELTDSRSGSQYSAPIRTEGPEGDTYMRAMDLRPIKREASEFGLLSYDPAFMNTASCRSAITFIDGDQGILRYRGYPIEQLAENATFLEVAYLLRNGELPNQTQYDSWVHDITYHTYVHENIRKFLEGFRYDAHPMSMLCSATAALSSFYPDARDIQDPQQRYISTIRLMAKLPTIAAFAYRHVKGLPFIYPDNDLSYTENFLSMIARMSEPKYEANPVFVKALEVLFILHADHEQNCSTNAVRAVGSSHVDPFSAVAAGIAALYGPLHGGANEAVLRMITDIGDKKNIPAFIESVKSGKGDRLMGFGHRVYKSYDPRARIVKKLADEVFAQVGMDKDLEIALELERIALSDDYFVSRKLYPNVDFYTGLIYRSMAFPTDFFTVLFAVARVSGWLAQWEEMILDKEQKIARPRQIYIGHGERPYADGLSEKFPKARKDSIRK
- a CDS encoding MBOAT family O-acyltransferase; protein product: MQLNEFRYLLLFLPAVALAAYGLRRARRGQWVPHLLLCASVVFYVSNGWQQLPVLLASITFNWFIAQRLASTEPGTARRRLLQLGLGVNVAALIVFKVSPAMALPDTVSWLGGIGMPLGLSFFTIAQVMFLVDCYERLVPARGLTEHATFVSYFPNITAGPILRTRLFYSQLDAAKSPASEHDLAGKALFLIALGLVKKVVFGDSFAKISGAGFGAVESLSALEAWITVLSATFEVYFDFSGYSDIALGSAQLLGMKLSRNFDAPFRSATISEFWKRWHITLSDFITTYLYTPLLRRMGKVTLRKSAMATLVAMIIAGVWHGFTWNFAIFGLLHGLALGGYQYWKRLKRPLPRPLDIVATFLFVSVVFITVKAASVAITIEMLSQLVSPLDPLSTAVLRGVIPTTDLRLITAPVLLGVILAFGQATSDRIASASTPGLRRDLVTMLLFVVAHVFMGNGAGTDFRYRQF
- a CDS encoding acyl carrier protein translates to MTSDIILEQLQPIFRELFERSDLTVDRETSAQSVDGWDSLMHVTLIGAVEEHFKVRFALGELEELMCVGDMVDLIAKKA
- a CDS encoding GNAT family N-acetyltransferase, with the protein product MNHLQFAPASLQHLDFVVHAVTAAEQVPLSGAGTMYEAIYGLDPSEFRAFAVEALSGEHFGNPLSLAGFRLLLDADKPVACCTQWVESEGAAPSGTTVAMLMSRFLGISRLRSRASFIRALAAVAPKRTAGSLQLESFFVAPEFRGAGLAAALTSYCISETTARSTTTHAEISLLAENTAAARAYRSAGFESFWHTPANDPLFAERTGSAGFVQLRRTIQTLTPNTEASGDQ